The Oryza brachyantha chromosome 6, ObraRS2, whole genome shotgun sequence region TTAAATCATGTTGCTGATTTTATACTTATTATTGATTTACTTAAATAGATTTATCGACTTGTatactattatttttggaCGGACATACCGGCCCTTAGTTAAAATATTAGATTCGCCACTTGACCAAACCTTAGCGGAAGAGAGTGGGAGTTAAGGAGTGCGCAATGGGAGGATGCAGTCAAATTGACCAGACTAGGATGGGATATGAGGTCTTGTTCAGTAACATTGgtggataattttaattttcatcgAGATCTAGAAACATGGCAAGGAGTGTCTGATGTTACTGAACAAGATAATTGCACCCATTGGATAGAGATGGTGTGAGTGAACAGAAATGCTTTACTCGAGCAATATATTTGGCTTAATGCATCCTAAGATTAGTTCACATGGCTAGCTATTGCGTTGTGCTTGGTTCACCCTAGTACAAATCACCTCATATGCATCACATCCAATAGAAGTATCTATGTATGTGAAGCATCCAATAAAAGTATTTATGGAATTGTCATGCTAGAGGATTACTCACTACAACACAATAGGTCGATAGCCCTACGTAAACGGTCAAAACGGCTCTATACAGGCGGTTGCCCGGCATGCCTAGCTCATTTCATCTAGGATAATAGGCACAATCATAGGTGGTTAGACCTAGCCAACTGGGTAGAGTAAGTATCGTAGTTGGGCCTCTTAAGCGGGCCGCTTGCGACAATACCTTTTTGCAGGCAGTCGGAGTAACATAGCTGTCTATGATAACATCTCTACACAGGTGGTTATGTATAAGCCGACCGCTGAGATAATGTTCTCGAGGGCCGCCTGCAAATGTGTCACCCTCCGTCCAATGATCGTTAGCCTTACTCCAACAAACGTTTGTTATGTCGGATTTCATGTTTAACCGGTGGATGTTTTATATTTCGAGCCTACTAGCTGAACGTATGGAggttatatttgtaatattttgaaataaaaatctatttttgaaaatattttattaaaaatatacaaaaaataattcgtCCAGGTGTTTCACCACCCCCTAGAGTCACCCTTGCTGTTTGGTATTTATTTCTCCCAAATTATggttcattaattattttgtccGTTCGTGTGTTTATATCGTCCATGCATATGGTCACAATTTGGTTTGTTAGATATGCATATCAACAACTATAGGCGGTGACAGAAATTTCTTACCAACCGATGTCGTTTTCATAGAAAATGATATTGTTTTTGTCTCCCTTTCTAATTTATTGTAACACTCTATCGCAATTACTGCTCCATCTGTTTCacgatgtaagactttctaatcttacataaatttatatggatgctaatgaatctagacatatatataaattatatgtattcatcaattgatgaatttagacaagactaaaaagtcttacaatttaaaacggagatagtactaAATAGCCGGCTAGGTAAATGTAGTTAATTTGAACTATTGAGAATCGGATAGGAAACCCCATTCGGGTATATATGCCACTTGGTTTTCTGTAGTTCGCCGTGCGTTGAATCTTTAGATATGCTccagtgaaaatattttgaggCGTTGATGAAGTTATGAATTGATTGCCATCGCCCTAACCTCCATTTGTGTGAGGCCCGTCTTTTGGGATTGTGCAAAGGTTCACTCTTTTGCAGCTCACATGGTTTCTTCCACCACCGGAGCCAAGCTTAAGCTACAGGCTTCTGCCGTCGACAACCCAggaaagacaagaaaatgaCTTGACTGCCTTATCATATTCTTGTTAAGTTATCTTCTGTATCCCAGTTCTGCATGCTCTACTCTAGCACTATCATCACTCATGTATGTGTATGTCTCTGAActaactaaatttaattaaataaatacatgagtttttttttttaaaaaaatgtcatgtgTCTAGCTGTTGGATTGGCCGTGCAGATTGACTCGAATGGTCTGATAAGCATTTTGTTTTTCGAGAAGTCTTGCCTGGCATGTGCTGTTGTAACCGTCTATCTCCAAAATCCGGATTAGTTCGCTCTACGTATAACCAATCCATCTTCATATAGTATCCCGCTTACACTTTTATCCTCGTTTTGTGTAAAAGAGTTAACCCGAGAATACCATGGTTGGAGCACCCAAGGCTTACCAGCAGATCTTCATCACCTAAACTTCAAAGGTAATATTAAACCACCGTTACGCTTTCACTTTTGAACTATATGAGTTAAACACACACTACTAATAGACTTTAAACGAGCTAGGGTGTTACAGCTATAAAACAACTTGGTGGCGAAATCCATACTCATATAGAAGACCACGTTAAGAGAATGTTGAAGTTCAGTGGTATGCAGTACTGTTATCCATTTTCATGTTGcagatattttattattaaagtattttaaacatttttatatttttttcatatctggttgaacataaaattaaaaattaacgatatcaagtaaaaaaaatgaagataaaACTGAACAATAAATCATCACTTAGCAGATTGAAGAGAAAAAGGCCCATTTTCTAACAGAAGTTGATCAGACCCGAACCTCCAAATTTAGCTTCGGTGATGGCGTCGATCCTTCGCACCATCTCCGGCGACAGATGGTTCGCCCAGTCTCCAACCTGGCCACGCCGGAAGGAGGCGCTGTTCGCTACGTCGCCGACCGGAAGGCGCGTCTTGCCGCTCTTGGTGGCTTCCATGCCAGCCATGCTGTCGAACGAGCACAGCCTGACGATGGCGtccgccacgccgtcgtcttcctcccgcGAGCTGAAGGGGAGCCCGACGAACTCCGCCAGCCTCCGGACGTGCGCCGCCGGGTCGCGCTTCATCTCCTCGTACCTGAAGAAGAGCACCCGCTCCGGGTGCGCCAGGTGCGCGCGCCAGTAGCCGAGGACGTTCTCCCAGTACGGCCCCGACGACGTCTTGCCGTCGCAGAAGaagtcgacggcggcgtccaCCGTGACGAGCTCCCTGCCGTTCCGAGCGTTGTAGCTGTTGACGAACTCCAGGAGGGAGACCAGGTTGTCCTTGGGCTCGCGGCACACGTAGACGACCTTGCAGCccgacgccgccacggccCGCGGGAGCAGCCTCGGCTCGGGGAGCCCGTCGAGGTCCGGCAACCTGTTCGCCGCGTAGAGCTGGTACTCCAGCCAGTTGACGCACTCGTGGGGGCCGAGGGAGTTGAAAgggtggtcgccggcggcggcagggtgGTGCTCTCGCCGGTGCACCGTGGGGTAGAGCAGCGCCTTGATCCACGTCGTGCCGGACTTGGgcacggtggcgacgacgacgtcggagGGGCGTGCGGCGAAGCACGCGTCGGCGACCATTGTCCCGACGTGAGGTGAGAGGCCGCTGTACCATCCTTTCTCGTGGCGGAAGAGCTGGATGTAGGCCAAGCCCTCGCAGCCCGGCCATGACGACACCAAGTCGGTGCAACGCTGGTAAAGCAACTCGTGGGCTTTGGCATCGGCTTCCGAAGGGAAGGTTTTCATGGCGGGAGAAGCCATAGCTCTGTCTCTGCCTCTCTGGAATGAATTTTGCCAGATAGCTTCTCGTAGcagtagcatatatatatatatatatatatatatatacatatatatatatatatatatatatatatatatatatattgaagaCGCTTCAGTGATTAACTACCATGCACAGCGCAGCGGATCTGACTGCACGTCAAGCGACAATGTCGGCTGGACCACGGCTATGTTTCGAGGGCATTTATAGCGCTACTGCACACGAGTAGTCTCAGCTTGTCACGCGTGAGCTGTGCTGCCATAGAGGAAAGAGAGTGTGAGGACGAGTGGTCTCAGCAAGCTTTCACATGTCTTAGAGAGGACACTCGTGGTTTCAGTAGAGTGAGAATGAAGCTAGGCTCGGGTCATGATTGAGAGGATGATTTGCCCAACCCAACCAAACCAGTCTCCACCCGGACCACCCCCATCattgttgactttgtttgCTAGCTAGaggtcggtgagagagaggatgaaGCTAGGGGATGGAGGTGGGGGGACGGCAGGCGGCTAGGAGGGACGTACCCGGAGCTAGAGCATGTCGTGACCAAGCTAGAGCTGCTTTGTCTCGTCTCGTCAGTGTCGAGCCCAAACAACAGCCCCAGTGAACATCACCATATATGTGTTGTTGTCAACCTCCAAAGCGGAGTCGTTGATGCGCGAGGAGCCACACCACTGGAGTGGCCCGAGCTCTAGCTGACATCTGCGCCTCCAGAGCCAAACCACAGAAGCTACGCCACGCCGCTCGAGCTTTGCTTGGCATCCGCGCTGCCCAAGCTACGGTCTAGATTTGAGATAGTGGTTGAGGAAGGGGAAGTAGTTGGAGGTAGTTTATATTAGTTTTCTGTATCTGATGGGCTGAGTACAAAAGTTTGGACCTATTtgtaatttgataaaatattagGGGCTAACTTAAAAGGTTGAGGCTACTGATTGAAGCTCAATGTATGTTGCCATCAGCCAGTTGCTCTGCTAGGCACTCTATATTGGTTGTGGGTCCTAGAGTTTGACCGCAGAATACGAACCTCTCGAGCCACAAGTTAAGAAAAGCACTGTGTTTCCTGTGGTCTACTGGTCCGGATGGTTTCCGATGGCTATTAATGTACTTAGCCCATGCTCCAGCTCCTTTGGTTTGCAGCCGATGCTGAAAGTTATTCCTTAACTTATAAGGGTTGGCGGTGATGATGTTAAGGCCCGTGAGCATGACTATGTTCATCAGTGTGAGAAGTCATCGACCGTGTCCAAAGAAGAAAGCATTGAGAGCATTGGACCAGAAGTAAGAGGCACCGGCCAATAAAGCCTCATCTTTTTCCATTTCTGATAAAGACAGGCCAATGCAATGCCTTATGTCCAATTCCTTCCATTGAGTGCCATTAGCTTGATATACCCTAGAATGCTAGTCTCTCCATCCAGTCAAGGGACTAGGAAAATATCTAAATGACTGAGTGCAGTCAGAAGTGTTGAGTTAAGCATTTTTGAAGGGGATTCTATTGGCTTCAGAGCAAATGATTTCAGTGGGGTCTGAGTTTCCTATCGGTCCAAGAAAGTAAAATGGGTAGCTGGGACATAGGAGTTCGACAGGGCCCATCACCTCTTCGACTGCTGAGCCAGGGGGCCTTTCTAACTGCCCCTGTTCGACAGGGGGCTGTCTAACTTTCAAAGTTAGGTCATCTAGTCTAATCTCCTCCCCAGTCGACTATTGACCATTCGATAGGGTCCTATCGAACTATGGCAGTTCGACAGGAccctaaatttgtaattttttacgGATGCCTtctaattttgtgattttccattaaaatgatgttaattctcaaaaaaattccatattGTTCCCGGTACGTAACCATCACAAAGACCAGTTAAAAGGCCAATTACATCacaaaccaaaatattttggaaaattataattaagttGGAACAATAATAGAAGTTATAAATCTGTGCAAAGTTGAATATGCAGGTCCCTAGCTAGTTGTATCAActgaattaattagaatttttctacacacatatatgaaaGGGAAATGACCATGTCTGAGTTTTTATTGCCACCATTTATTTATACGTTCAGATATTCTACTGCATTTTCCTTGACCAATCCAAACACCAGTTTTGCTCATATAGCTTTCATTGTTATACTTCATGACTGCTTACCCGCAAAGAACAATACTGCATATGTTTAGCTTACAGATGGCATAGCTGTGAAACTCATAGTCAATAATTTACGTGAGATGTTCTCTATTAGAAAATTGATATACTTTCACATTGTAGTGAAtggcaaaaatataaacaattaacCAAATTAAATACCTCTCACATTCATTGATTAAGGGGgattgctatatatatatatatatatatatatatatatgaaaattagatcatgctgccaggtgtagctactccctgcacgtccataataaaaaatattttcataattgtttctgctcccacccaacagaaagtatagacactattaaatttcatgtgaatgatacaactacatgtatagagtttgtattttctgttgaaagagagaagaaatatgtatagaggtgtttctgTACTCtttagacgtgaagggagtagctacacctggtagtaggatagaggtatatatatatatatatatttatttatttattagcatccatatgaatctaggggcaagattagaaagtcttatattgtgaaacggaagGATTACATGCATAAATGGCATGATTGATGCTCGATGTGGGTAGCAATGTTGTCGAAGGTGGTGATTAACATATGATAGACAAGTAAGGTATACACATTTTTGCTGACTCCTTCATCATACCTGACACTGATAGCTGCACTTTGAAATGATTCCACATGGAAGGACTTGCACTCAGAGGCTGGTAAGATCAATCAGCAGTGGTTGCTTCCTCAGGCCACATATGTCTACGGCATGTTCGCTGACGCTTTGAATCTAGATGTTGTTGGGGGTGCATTTCTGTTACAAGTGTATCTCTATTGCCTCTAGTGGAGGTTTAGAAATCTGAGGTGAAAATAAtctgaattgtttttttttaccatttgatCAGATCGATTATCACCACTGTTTTACGGATAATAATGCATAAATCGGTTAACTATCACAACTAACATAATATATGATGTGTTTTTCATGTTAGTTGATTTGTGCAGAACTTGGAGAACAGCACGTCCAGGGGAAAGGAATATTTCCTATAAACTTGTACTTCTCTCATCTCATTGGAAACATTAATTTTCACCATCTGAAGAATTTTATTACTGTGCATGAGGatatatgaagaaaaaaacagttttatagatgtttctttcttctaatgggaataaaaacatttttatcagTTGCATA contains the following coding sequences:
- the LOC102703979 gene encoding cytosolic sulfotransferase 8-like isoform X1 translates to MASPAMKTFPSEADAKAHELLYQRCTDLVSSWPGCEGLAYIQLFRHEKGWYSGLSPHVGTMVADACFAARPSDVVVATVPKSGTTWIKALLYPTVHRREHHPAAAGDHPFNSLGPHECVNWLEYQLYAANRLPDLDGLPEPRLLPRAVAASGCKVVYVCREPKDNLVSLLEFVNSYNARNGRELVTVDAAVDFFCDGKTSSGPYWENVLGYWRAHLAHPERVLFFRYEEMKRDPAAHVRRLAEFVGLPFSSREEDDGVADAIVRLCSFDSMAGMEATKSGKTRLPVGDVANSASFRRGQVGDWANHLSPEMVRRIDAITEAKFGGDEDLLVSLGCSNHGILGLTLLHKTRIKV
- the LOC102703979 gene encoding cytosolic sulfotransferase 8-like isoform X4, translating into MASPAMKTFPSEADAKAHELLYQRCTDLVSSWPGCEGLAYIQLFRHEKGWYSGLSPHVGTMVADACFAARPSDVVVATVPKSGTTWIKALLYPTVHRREHHPAAAGDHPFNSLGPHECVNWLEYQLYAANRLPDLDGLPEPRLLPRAVAASGCKVVYVCREPKDNLVSLLEFVNSYNARNGRELVTVDAAVDFFCDGKTSSGPYWENVLGYWRAHLAHPERVLFFRYEEMKRDPAAHVRRLAEFVGLPFSSREEDDGVADAIVRLCSFDSMAGMEATKSGKTRLPVGDVANSASFRRGQVGDWANHLSPEMVRRIDAITEAKFGGSGLINFC
- the LOC102703979 gene encoding cytosolic sulfotransferase 16-like isoform X5, translated to MASPAMKTFPSEADAKAHELLYQRCTDLVSSWPGCEGLAYIQLFRHEKGWYSGLSPHVGTMVADACFAARPSDVVVATVPKSGTTWIKALLYPTVHRREHHPAAAGDHPFNSLGPHECVNWLEYQLYAANRLPDLDGLPEPRLLPRAVAASGCKVVYVCREPKDNLVSLLEFVNSYNARNGRELVTVDAAVDFFCDGKTSSGPYWENVLGYWRAHLAHPERVLFFRYEEMKRDPAAHVRRLAEFVGLPFSSREEDDGVADAIVRLCSFDSMAGMEATKSGKTRLPVGDVANSASFRRGQVGDWANHLSPEMVRRIDAITEAKFGVLVLNC
- the LOC102703979 gene encoding cytosolic sulfotransferase 8-like isoform X3, yielding MASPAMKTFPSEADAKAHELLYQRCTDLVSSWPGCEGLAYIQLFRHEKGWYSGLSPHVGTMVADACFAARPSDVVVATVPKSGTTWIKALLYPTVHRREHHPAAAGDHPFNSLGPHECVNWLEYQLYAANRLPDLDGLPEPRLLPRAVAASGCKVVYVCREPKDNLVSLLEFVNSYNARNGRELVTVDAAVDFFCDGKTSSGPYWENVLGYWRAHLAHPERVLFFRYEEMKRDPAAHVRRLAEFVGLPFSSREEDDGVADAIVRLCSFDSMAGMEATKSGKTRLPVGDVANSASFRRGQVGDWANHLSPEMVRRIDAITEAKFGVRIRRRITCA
- the LOC102703979 gene encoding cytosolic sulfotransferase 8-like isoform X2, encoding MASPAMKTFPSEADAKAHELLYQRCTDLVSSWPGCEGLAYIQLFRHEKGWYSGLSPHVGTMVADACFAARPSDVVVATVPKSGTTWIKALLYPTVHRREHHPAAAGDHPFNSLGPHECVNWLEYQLYAANRLPDLDGLPEPRLLPRAVAASGCKVVYVCREPKDNLVSLLEFVNSYNARNGRELVTVDAAVDFFCDGKTSSGPYWENVLGYWRAHLAHPERVLFFRYEEMKRDPAAHVRRLAEFVGLPFSSREEDDGVADAIVRLCSFDSMAGMEATKSGKTRLPVGDVANSASFRRGQVGDWANHLSPEMVRRIDAITEAKFGEKKTKSCELYTRLATTKSRY